The Actinocatenispora sera genome has a window encoding:
- a CDS encoding HEAT repeat domain-containing protein, with amino-acid sequence MGAGVPRVRCQLCGKRDQHATRVGLRMAPLMFCDGCTKRLEKGQVTEVPLRVVRRVCRQLDSRDSSVRNCATRKLAQLRDPRSADALDTFLTRVGNNSLDGLRALLNTGDPRAAEHLRACVTKYNSHEAMKMLVQTGDEHALAELGALLVKHPSYQALSSLVEVGDQTSVEYIYQTLRDHQSWWTTSTSSYNAAESLGGAPDITHVTSWEIDSALLRLHTLSKRLTGDGHLLSVQIAARLAQDPACAHRDAAADALVRYLVEWRLGGNAACRKVVAAAAGHFEQGDAASRARAENLHRILDPA; translated from the coding sequence ATGGGCGCGGGTGTACCTCGGGTGCGGTGTCAGCTTTGCGGGAAGCGCGACCAGCACGCCACCCGCGTCGGGCTCAGAATGGCCCCGCTGATGTTCTGTGACGGCTGCACCAAGCGGCTGGAAAAGGGCCAGGTGACCGAGGTTCCGCTACGCGTTGTGCGCCGGGTCTGCCGGCAGCTCGACTCCCGGGACAGCAGCGTGCGCAACTGCGCCACCCGCAAGCTCGCCCAGCTTCGCGACCCGCGCTCCGCGGATGCCCTGGACACATTCCTGACCAGGGTCGGCAACAACTCTCTGGACGGCCTACGGGCGTTGCTGAACACCGGCGACCCCCGCGCGGCCGAGCACCTGCGAGCCTGCGTGACGAAGTACAACTCGCACGAGGCGATGAAGATGCTGGTGCAGACCGGTGATGAGCACGCGTTGGCAGAGCTTGGTGCCCTCCTCGTCAAGCACCCGTCGTACCAGGCGTTGAGTTCGCTGGTGGAGGTCGGCGACCAGACCAGCGTCGAGTACATCTACCAGACGCTGCGCGATCACCAGAGCTGGTGGACGACGAGCACCTCGTCGTACAACGCGGCCGAGTCGCTGGGTGGCGCACCGGACATCACCCACGTCACGAGTTGGGAGATCGACAGTGCACTGCTTCGGCTGCATACCCTGAGTAAGCGGCTGACCGGCGACGGGCACCTGCTGTCGGTGCAGATCGCGGCCCGCCTGGCGCAGGACCCGGCGTGCGCACACCGCGACGCCGCGGCAGACGCGCTGGTGCGCTACCTGGTGGAGTGGCGGCTTGGCGGCAACGCGGCCTGTCGGAAGGTCGTTGCTGCCGCGGCAGGTCACTTCGAGCAGGGCGATGCCGCCAGCCGGGCCCGTGCCGAGAACCTGCACCGCATCCTCGATCCTGCCTGA
- a CDS encoding SRPBCC domain-containing protein: MTSDAADSADEPVDIQRALAAIGEPTRFRIVELLAARARTVGEVTEAIGALQPQTTKHLQALAAAGVVRLHKLGRRRVARLDRATLQQLADHFGRLAESDPDDAVLDDYEAAIATEAAPSPGDSSRVLRMHRTVRASAATVWAAWTQPQWAARWWAPRHFRVETFDLAPRVGAPIRLVLREGDSTRYESAGQVAAVDAGRRLVFTLAPVDQSGAPLFSAEHTVDIHQNRTGTTTVTLLIRVSNASPEAAPAVAGLEPGWAQLLDALVALVQSEDRP, translated from the coding sequence GTGACATCCGACGCTGCCGACTCGGCCGACGAGCCGGTCGACATCCAGCGCGCGCTCGCGGCCATCGGCGAGCCCACGCGCTTCCGGATCGTCGAGCTGCTCGCGGCGCGAGCGCGCACGGTGGGCGAGGTGACCGAGGCGATCGGCGCCCTGCAACCGCAGACCACCAAGCACCTGCAGGCGCTGGCGGCGGCCGGCGTCGTCCGGCTGCACAAGCTGGGACGCCGCCGCGTCGCGCGCCTCGACCGGGCCACCCTGCAACAGCTCGCCGACCACTTCGGCCGCTTGGCCGAGAGCGACCCCGACGACGCCGTACTGGACGACTACGAGGCCGCGATCGCCACCGAGGCCGCGCCATCGCCGGGCGACAGCAGCCGAGTACTGCGGATGCACCGCACCGTACGGGCATCGGCCGCGACCGTCTGGGCGGCGTGGACGCAGCCGCAGTGGGCGGCACGCTGGTGGGCGCCGCGGCACTTCCGCGTCGAGACCTTCGACCTCGCCCCACGGGTCGGCGCACCGATCCGGCTGGTGCTGCGAGAAGGAGACAGCACCCGGTACGAGTCGGCAGGCCAGGTGGCCGCGGTCGACGCCGGCCGCAGGCTGGTGTTCACCCTAGCGCCGGTCGATCAGTCCGGGGCGCCACTGTTCTCCGCGGAGCACACGGTCGACATCCACCAGAACCGCACCGGCACCACCACCGTCACCCTGCTCATCCGGGTGTCGAACGCGTCGCCCGAGGCGGCGCCGGCCGTCGCCGGACTCGAACCCGGCTGGGCGCAACTCCTCGACGCGCTCGTCGCCCTGGTGCAGTCCGAAGACCGGCCCTGA